A portion of the Acidimicrobiales bacterium genome contains these proteins:
- a CDS encoding PIG-L family deacetylase — protein sequence MAVHAHPDDEASSTGGVLARCAAEGIRTVLVTCTRGEFGDGPGGVKPGEEGHDEAAVVALRARELAESCRILGVTVAEQLGYHDSGMMGWPQNEAPGVFWQMSVDEAAAPLAALLARYRPQVVVTYDDNGFYGHPDHIQAHRITRTAIALTGDVVEKLYYPAIPYSVLGRFAEALQEAGIEMPEQEEREEGVPPDFGVPDERIAATVDCSDFADAKFRALAAHGSQTDSSFFLRLKRETFDSMFGTERYVREFDRTGSTVPEDDLFAGLR from the coding sequence ATGGCCGTGCACGCCCACCCCGACGACGAGGCCTCCTCGACCGGCGGGGTCCTCGCCCGCTGTGCGGCGGAGGGGATCCGCACGGTCCTCGTGACCTGCACCAGGGGTGAGTTCGGCGACGGCCCCGGCGGGGTGAAGCCGGGGGAGGAGGGCCACGACGAGGCGGCGGTGGTGGCGCTGCGCGCGCGGGAGCTCGCTGAGAGCTGCCGGATCCTCGGGGTCACCGTGGCGGAGCAGCTCGGCTACCACGACTCGGGGATGATGGGCTGGCCGCAGAACGAGGCTCCCGGCGTCTTCTGGCAGATGTCGGTGGACGAGGCCGCCGCGCCGCTCGCCGCGCTGCTCGCGCGCTACCGGCCGCAGGTGGTCGTCACCTACGACGACAACGGCTTTTACGGCCACCCTGACCACATCCAGGCGCACCGCATCACCCGCACGGCGATCGCGCTCACCGGGGACGTCGTCGAGAAGCTCTACTACCCGGCGATCCCCTACTCCGTCCTCGGCCGCTTCGCCGAAGCGCTGCAGGAGGCGGGGATCGAGATGCCCGAGCAGGAGGAGCGCGAGGAGGGGGTCCCGCCGGACTTCGGCGTCCCCGATGAGCGCATCGCCGCTACCGTCGACTGCTCGGACTTCGCCGACGCGAAGTTCCGCGCCCTCGCGGCGCACGGGAGCCAGACCGACAGCTCCTTCTTCCTCCGCCTGAAGCGGGAGACCTTCGACTCGATGTTCGGCACCGAGCGCTACGTCCGTGAGTTCGACCGCACAGGGAGCACCGTCCCCGAGGACGACCTCTTCGCCGGGCTGCGCTGA